Below is a genomic region from Rouxiella chamberiensis.
GAAGGCGATCTTCCTGCCTACTGGGCTGACCCGACCAAGGCGGCCAATGAGCTGAACTGGCGTGTGAGCCGAAATCTGGAAGACATGGCTGCGGATACCTGGCTGTGGCAATCGAAAAATCCACAGGGCTATCCGGATTAAGGAAATAGAATGTCTAGTTTTGATCCCATTGAACATCCCCATCGTCGCTATAACCCGCTGAGCGATCAGTGGGTGCTGGTAAGTCCACACCGCGCCAGGCGCCCGTGGCAGGGACAGCAGGAAACGCCGTCAAACGAGACGTTGCCCGCGCACGATCCCGACTGTTTCCTGTGTCCGGGCAATACCCGCGTCACGGGCGACGTCAACCCTGACTATCAGGGTACGCACGTCTTTACCAACGACTTTGCCGCGTTGATGCCGGACACGCCTTTTGCGCCGGAAAGCAACGATCCCCTGATGCGCTGTCAGAGCGCGCGCGGCACCAGTCGCGTGATCTGCTTCTCGCCGGATCACAGCAAAACGCTGCCACAGCTTTCCGTTGATGCGCTGGAAAAAGTCGTGAAAACCTGGCAGGAGCAGAGCGCCGACCTGGGCAAAGACTATCCGTGGGTTCAGGTCTTCGAGAACAAGGGCGCGGCGATGGGATGCTCCAACCCGCATCCTCATGGCCAAATCTGGGCCAACAGTTTCCTGCCGAACGAAGCCGATCGTGAAGACCATCTGCAACGTCAATATCTGGCGCAGCACGGCTCTTCCATGCTGGTCGATTATGTACAGCGCGAGCAGGCCGACGGCAGCCGCACGGTCGTTGAAACCGAGCACTGGCTGGCAGTCGTGCCTTACTGGGCGGCGTGGCCGTTCGAAACCCTGCTGCTGCCGAAAGCCAAAGTGCTTCGTCTTACCGAACTGAGTGACGAGCAGCGTCGTGATCTGGCACTGGCGCTGAAAAAACTCACCAGCCGTTACGACAACCTGTTCCAGTGTTCTTTCCCGTATTCAATGGGTTGGCACGGCGCGCCCTACAGCGAGGGGGATTACTCGCACTGGCAGCTGCATGCGCATTTTTATCCGCCATTGCTGCGATCGGCGACGGTACGAAAATTCATGGTCGGCTATGAAATGCTGGCTGAAACCCAACGAGATTTGACTGCCGAGCAGGCCGCCGAGCGCCTGCGTGCGGTCAGTGACGTTCATTATCGCGAGGCCGAAGTAAAATGATGGAATTGAAAAACAAGACTCTGGAAATCTTCGAACAGGCGTTTGGCTATCCGGCCACCATGACCATCAAGGCACCGGGCCGCGTCAATCTGATTGGCGAGCACACCGATTATAACGACGGCTTTGTGCTGCCTTGCGCCATCGATTATGAAACCGTGATCGCCTGCGGTCAGCGCAACGACCGCACAATCCGGGTGATTGCCGCCGACTACGACAATCAGCAGGATACCTTCTCGCTCGATGAGCCGATTGTCAGCACCACCGCCCTGCCGTGGGCCAACTACGTGCGC
It encodes:
- the galT gene encoding galactose-1-phosphate uridylyltransferase — encoded protein: MSSFDPIEHPHRRYNPLSDQWVLVSPHRARRPWQGQQETPSNETLPAHDPDCFLCPGNTRVTGDVNPDYQGTHVFTNDFAALMPDTPFAPESNDPLMRCQSARGTSRVICFSPDHSKTLPQLSVDALEKVVKTWQEQSADLGKDYPWVQVFENKGAAMGCSNPHPHGQIWANSFLPNEADREDHLQRQYLAQHGSSMLVDYVQREQADGSRTVVETEHWLAVVPYWAAWPFETLLLPKAKVLRLTELSDEQRRDLALALKKLTSRYDNLFQCSFPYSMGWHGAPYSEGDYSHWQLHAHFYPPLLRSATVRKFMVGYEMLAETQRDLTAEQAAERLRAVSDVHYREAEVK